The segment AAACCTCTGATAATTGAACCGCATATGCCCAATTTGTATAGGGCTTACTCCCTTTTGCTTTTAAATGGCTTCCGTCGTTTTTAGGTGGATTCTTAAATTCAATGTTTACAATATTGTTTTTATATAATTTATCATTTGTTATTTTTTTCAATCTGTTCCAAAAATTTACCGATAATCCCCTATTTTCCTTCACTTCTGACATGAGACAATCCACCGCAGTTAAAAATTGTAAACAGCTCTAAACACCGAACGTCAAAATGAGCTAACACAAAAGCCGACGTAATATTTGGATTCAAGAAAAATCGGCTCGGCTTTTGTGGTCAGCTCCATTTTTTTGTTATGTTGTAATTTCATGCTATTTTTTCAGGTACAACTTCTTTCATGAATACCGATAAGCCATGCAATTAATAATTCATAGCTGATTCCACTGAATCCAAACTCAATGAGACGATCAATAATGATAACGACACTGAAAAATCACTACCATTTTATCAATCATCTGATATACGAGTCTATGCTCTTGATTAATTCTGCGCGACTACTTCCCCTTCAAATCAAACCGAAGTGCTTCCGGTTTACCGATACCTTCTTTTGGATGACGTTTTGTATCCCAGATTAACTCATTGATCCGTTTAAGAACTTTTTTGTCATGCATTTGCCAAAACAAGTATTCATTCCAAGCCCGATCAGTCCATGCAATCATCATCAATCATTTCCCGTACTTTATAATTTCCAGCCTCAAATTCAGCAATGCTGGCACGTAATTGGGCAGCATTAGCAGGGCTACGTAATAAATACATTGTTGCTTCAATAGCATTGTAGTCTTCAAGTGACATCATCACAACCGATTTTGAATTTTTACGAGTAATGATTACTGGATCATGATTATCACATACATTTTCCATTACACTAACAAATTTTTTTCTAACATTTGAATAAGCTATGGCATCCATAATGAACTCTCCCCTTCTTTAATGTACAACTAATTGTACTACAAAACACAAAATATGCAACACAAAATTTTATTTCAAAGTATTTACAAAGTTTTCAAATAACCTGTGAAGTGAGGATAATTCAGGAATTCCGAGAAACCATGCCATGCTATTTTGAGAGATGATTTATTTCAGGAATGCTGACAAGTCATACTTTGTTATTTTTCAAAGTTCGACTTCCTTTAGAAACATAAATCAGCGGCGCACCTTTTGCGTCCGCTGGATTTATTTGTTATAA is part of the Candidatus Cloacimonadota bacterium genome and harbors:
- a CDS encoding type II toxin-antitoxin system prevent-host-death family antitoxin, with translation MDAIAYSNVRKKFVSVMENVCDNHDPVIITRKNSKSVVMMSLEDYNAIEATMYLLRSPANAAQLRASIAEFEAGNYKVREMIDDDCMD